The following DNA comes from Gammaproteobacteria bacterium CG11_big_fil_rev_8_21_14_0_20_46_22.
GGCGAATGTTTAGCCTTGCAAGCGATGCTGCGAGCTGACTAGCATCATCGGCCTGTTGCTGAGCATCGCGGGCTGCTTGGGCCTGTTGGTTTTGCTTCAATAAACCTAGGACTGTTACTCTGGCTGTGCGGCCGCTAGAAGGGGTATCGTTGGCTGTTGGCGCTGGGTTGTTATTCATTTTGCTCTTCCTTGTTGGAGTTTGCTCACTGATGAGTATACCGTAAGTGCCTGGCTTACCCTAACGCTAAAGCTCGAAAAACAACTTGCCGGCTATCTCAACCAATCCCGCGCAGGCAAAAAGTCGGTGTACAGCTTGGCTTCTGCGCTGCCGGGGGTGGGTTGCCAGTCGTATTTGAAGGTGACTTCAGGCGGTAGCGACATCAAGATCGACTCAGTTCGGCCTTTGGATTGCAGGCCAAAAATCGTGCCGCGGTCATAGACGAGGTTAAACTCCACATAGCGCCCACGACGGTAACGCTGAAAATCTTTGTGCTGATCCGTAAACGGTGTGTGTTTGCGTTTTTCAACGATCGGAATATACGCTTGAGTGTAATGCTCGCCGATGCTTTGCATGAGCGAAAAACAGCGTTCAAAGCCACCTTCGTTTAAATCATCGAAAAACAAGCCGCCAACACCACGCGCTTCACCACGGTGAGGCAGGTAAAAATACTCATCGCACCAGCGTTTGTATTCGGGGTAAACCTGCTCGCCAAAGGGCTCGCAAGCGTCTTTCGCGGTTTGGTGCCAGTGTATGCAGTCTTCTTCAAAGCCATAATAGGGGGTTAAATCAAAGCCGCCGCCAAACCACCAAATGGGCTCTTGATCTTTAGGCGTCACACAAATAAAACGCACATTGGCGTGTGAGGTCGGCACGAACGGATTGTTGGGGTGGATAACCAGCGAGACGCCCGTGGCTTCAAACGGGCTGTCTTCTGGGATGTGAATACGGCCATCAGTGGCCTTTTTAGGCAGCCTGGCACCTTTAACGTGAGAAAAGTTCACGCCGCCTTTTTCAAACACCGCACCGTTTGCGATCACCCGGGTTCGTCCGCCACCACCGCTTTTATGTTCCCAGAGGTCTTCTTCAAAGCGTGCGTGGCCATCGCTGATTTCTAGCGCCTGGCAAATGCGATCTTGCAGGCCCATCAGGTAGTTTTTAACTGTTTCAAGCTGTGTGTTCATGCTTTTTGCCTCGTGGATTTGCTTGGGCTGAAATATACCTAATTACTGTGCCAGAAAGGATGATTTATATCAATCCGCCAGGTAAAATGTGCCCAAAACTGGATGAGCCCTATGATTACTATCACAGACAGCGCGCAAGCGTACCTAAAAAAATTGCTTGAAAAAGAGCGTGAGAAAAACCCGGATGTGGCGATCCGCGTTGAAGCGATTGATTTAGACACCCCGTTTGCAGAATGCGGCGTACGGTTTTTCGTGCCGGGCCCTGAGAATACGGAAGACTTAATTTTGGATTTTCCGGGGTTTCAAGTCTTCGTAGAAGGCAAAAGCGTGCCTTACCTGGAAGAGACTAAAATCGACCTGGAGAAAAATGGCCTGTCGCAGGAACTGGTGATGACCACCCCTAAGCTGAATCCTTTGAATTATTTGGGCGATGATGCGCCGCTGTTTGAGCGCGTGGTCTTTTTTATTGAATCTGAAGTAAACCCTGAGTTGGCGGGGCACGGTGGTATGGTGCGTTTGGTGGAAATCACCGGCGCCAATGAGGCCGTGCTGCAATTTGGTGGTGGCTGCCAGGGCTGCAGCATGGCGGACATCACATTGAAGCAGGGTATAGAGAAGAACCTCTGCGATCGCTTTCCCGAAATCATCGCAGTGTTGGATGCCACGGATCACGCTTCTGGCGATAACCCTTACGCATAAGGAGAGGCTATGAACCTTTGTCGAGTATTTGAAGAAAAAATTAAACAGATGGTGCCAATGACAGCGTATACGGATTTTGTCGTTGATGATGTGAGTGAGGCTCGTTGTGCACTTACGATTCCTTTAACCCAAAAAACCACGAACCATGTTCAGTCTTTGTATTTGGGGGCTTTGGCCATGGGGGGTGAACTAGCGCCGGGCATTTTGGCGCTGTATTTTATTGAGCTATCCCAGCAGCCCATTGTTTTGGTGTTTAAGGATATGCACATGGATTTTCTTAAGCGTGCCGATACGGATGTCACCTTTGTGTGTGATGATGCGGCGAGTTTAAAAGCCTTGGTTAATCGGGCGGTACAAAGCGGCGAACGTGAAGAAGCCGCGGTTGAGGCGCGGGCTTTAAGCGCTGATGGTGAGACAATTTTCGCCTTGTTTAAATTGACGGTTTCGATTAAATTAAAAGCCTAATCATAAGGAGATTAGCTATGAGAAGTTTACCTAAATTTGCGTTTATTATTCCGGCCTGCGTTGCGCTTGCAGCGTGCAGCAGTATTGCAAAGGAGCAAACCAAGTTTCAAACCAAAACCTTAGCCGATGGCAGTACGCTTCATTACAATGTGAATGTCGCGCCGACTAAAGCTTGGGGTTGCCGTCGCGTTGGTAAAACGTTAACGGACAGCTGGGGTGCGGTCCAAACCAAGGCGCAGTTTCACTTTGGCGGCCCTGTTGAATATAT
Coding sequences within:
- a CDS encoding oxygen-dependent coproporphyrinogen oxidase; the encoded protein is MNTQLETVKNYLMGLQDRICQALEISDGHARFEEDLWEHKSGGGGRTRVIANGAVFEKGGVNFSHVKGARLPKKATDGRIHIPEDSPFEATGVSLVIHPNNPFVPTSHANVRFICVTPKDQEPIWWFGGGFDLTPYYGFEEDCIHWHQTAKDACEPFGEQVYPEYKRWCDEYFYLPHRGEARGVGGLFFDDLNEGGFERCFSLMQSIGEHYTQAYIPIVEKRKHTPFTDQHKDFQRYRRGRYVEFNLVYDRGTIFGLQSKGRTESILMSLPPEVTFKYDWQPTPGSAEAKLYTDFLPARDWLR
- a CDS encoding Fe-S biogenesis protein NfuA (cytoplasmic protein that may be involved in the utilization of double-stranded DNA as a carbon source), coding for MITITDSAQAYLKKLLEKEREKNPDVAIRVEAIDLDTPFAECGVRFFVPGPENTEDLILDFPGFQVFVEGKSVPYLEETKIDLEKNGLSQELVMTTPKLNPLNYLGDDAPLFERVVFFIESEVNPELAGHGGMVRLVEITGANEAVLQFGGGCQGCSMADITLKQGIEKNLCDRFPEIIAVLDATDHASGDNPYA